The Methanomicrobiales archaeon HGW-Methanomicrobiales-1 genome includes a region encoding these proteins:
- a CDS encoding deoxyhypusine synthase yields the protein MAKQCDEPVTQMHLKPKMTVNELVMAMGKAGAYNGGSLSRAVDIYEQMLQDKETTKFFGLAGAMVPAGMGGIVSDLIKAGHIDVLVSTGANLTHDIIEAIGCKHFHGTAFCSDIELRHDEINRIYDVYLPNEAFEHFEEFMQKVFGELEPGSTISISALLRHIGKNLKSGILHTAYHNNIPVYCPAVQDSMIGLQYWLFSQTNKVTVDAFADMPALMDLCFTTKKAGAMLVGGGVPKNFILQSMLMTPNGFSYAVQLTGDRPDLGGLSGATLDEARSWGKITEEAQAVTVYGDATITLPVMVAAVMERLS from the coding sequence ATGGCAAAACAGTGCGATGAACCGGTCACCCAGATGCACCTGAAACCGAAGATGACTGTTAATGAACTGGTCATGGCAATGGGAAAGGCCGGGGCGTACAATGGCGGATCGCTGTCCCGCGCCGTGGATATCTACGAGCAGATGCTGCAGGACAAAGAGACCACGAAGTTCTTCGGGCTCGCCGGGGCGATGGTCCCTGCCGGTATGGGCGGGATCGTCTCTGACCTGATCAAGGCCGGGCATATCGATGTGCTCGTCTCCACGGGCGCAAACCTGACCCACGATATCATCGAAGCGATCGGCTGCAAACATTTCCACGGCACCGCGTTCTGCAGCGATATCGAACTCCGGCACGATGAGATCAACCGGATCTACGATGTGTACCTCCCCAACGAGGCGTTCGAACATTTCGAAGAATTCATGCAAAAAGTGTTCGGGGAACTTGAACCCGGTAGTACCATTTCCATCTCCGCTCTTCTCCGGCATATCGGGAAGAACTTAAAGTCAGGCATCCTGCACACCGCGTATCACAACAATATCCCGGTCTACTGCCCTGCGGTACAGGACTCCATGATCGGTCTCCAGTACTGGCTCTTCTCCCAGACCAACAAAGTGACTGTTGATGCATTTGCCGATATGCCGGCCCTCATGGACCTCTGCTTTACCACAAAGAAAGCCGGTGCCATGCTGGTCGGGGGCGGTGTGCCGAAGAACTTCATCCTCCAGAGCATGCTCATGACCCCTAACGGGTTCTCCTATGCAGTCCAGCTGACCGGTGACCGTCCGGATCTCGGCGGGCTCTCGGGCGCAACGCTGGACGAGGCCCGGTCGTGGGGTAAAATCACGGAAGAGGCCCAGGCAGTCACCGTGTACGGCGATGCCACGATCACGCTCCCCGTTATGGTAGCTGCAGTCATGGAGAGGCTCTCATGA
- the pyrF gene encoding orotidine-5'-phosphate decarboxylase, producing the protein MTDLILALDATEKKQALSIAEACAPHIDAIKLGYPLILSCGLAIADELEDYDLPLIADFKVADIPNTNRLIAEQVFDAGFSSIICHGFVGKDSVLACVETAFECGGACYVVAEMSHPGATGFFHGGTAEKIAELAMECGADGIIAPATRPERVKILRGIVGKRKILSPGVGAQGGDADTVAKLVDGIIVGRAIYEAEDPAKAAQAFAHIRSK; encoded by the coding sequence ATGACGGACCTCATTCTCGCGCTTGACGCAACCGAGAAGAAGCAGGCCTTGTCCATCGCAGAGGCCTGTGCTCCCCATATCGATGCCATCAAGCTCGGCTACCCGCTGATACTTTCCTGCGGGCTTGCGATTGCCGACGAACTGGAAGACTACGACCTCCCGCTTATCGCCGACTTCAAGGTGGCTGATATCCCCAACACCAACCGGCTGATCGCCGAGCAGGTCTTCGATGCCGGGTTCTCTTCGATCATCTGCCACGGGTTCGTGGGAAAAGATTCGGTGCTTGCCTGTGTCGAGACCGCGTTTGAGTGCGGGGGGGCCTGCTACGTGGTTGCCGAGATGAGTCATCCCGGTGCTACCGGGTTCTTCCATGGTGGCACTGCAGAGAAGATCGCAGAACTAGCTATGGAATGCGGGGCTGATGGGATCATCGCGCCTGCCACACGGCCCGAACGGGTGAAGATCCTTCGGGGCATTGTCGGCAAACGGAAGATCCTTTCACCGGGCGTTGGGGCACAGGGCGGGGATGCGGATACGGTTGCAAAACTCGTTGACGGGATCATTGTTGGACGCGCGATCTATGAAGCAGAAGACCCGGCGAAAGCCGCGCAGGCATTTGCTCATATCCGCTCGAAGTAA
- a CDS encoding oxidoreductase: MDWSAEQQKMAQKFKSVNEIPEKERKYKCHTCHLIVEESPCPNCGETHLEIMCPLDHCHCSHEIMSGIEYCPLCGKPVCPECGSHDVTQISRVTGYLQDVSGWNAGKQQELKDRTRYSVA; this comes from the coding sequence ATGGATTGGTCGGCAGAACAACAGAAAATGGCACAAAAATTCAAGAGTGTAAACGAGATTCCTGAAAAGGAACGCAAATACAAGTGCCACACCTGCCACCTCATTGTTGAAGAGAGCCCGTGCCCGAATTGCGGTGAGACCCATCTTGAGATCATGTGCCCGCTTGACCACTGCCACTGCTCCCACGAGATCATGTCAGGAATCGAGTACTGCCCCCTGTGCGGTAAACCCGTCTGCCCTGAGTGCGGCTCCCACGATGTCACGCAGATCAGCAGGGTTACCGGCTACCTGCAGGATGTATCCGGCTGGAATGCCGGCAAGCAGCAGGAACTCAAAGACCGGACCCGGTATTCAGTAGCGTAA